A window from Candidatus Zixiibacteriota bacterium encodes these proteins:
- the larE gene encoding ATP-dependent sacrificial sulfur transferase LarE — translation MILAEKEKGLLDFIGRYKSVLVAYSGGLDSAMVLWASLKALDRERVWAVTSYSESYPSGEREEAEKIADELGLSKERLLFITTKEIADPNYLRNAPDRCYFCKAELFSELMRMARELGAEVIFDGSNISDIGDYRPGRKAAEERRVLSPFVEVGLGKEELRQLARKYNLSFSEKPAAACLASRIPYGIEVTPERLRQIDEAEKGISALGFAGFRVRYHYDVARLEFRPEDIARVFDDGVRNKLVEAVKKAGFHYVALDLEGYRRGSLNRTLNAGEK, via the coding sequence ATGATCCTTGCGGAAAAGGAAAAAGGGCTGCTCGATTTTATCGGTCGATATAAATCTGTCCTGGTGGCATATTCCGGCGGCCTTGATTCGGCCATGGTACTCTGGGCTTCGCTGAAGGCGCTTGACCGTGAACGGGTCTGGGCGGTTACCTCATATTCGGAATCTTATCCATCGGGTGAGCGGGAAGAGGCCGAGAAAATAGCCGATGAATTGGGGCTTTCCAAAGAACGGTTATTGTTCATCACCACCAAAGAAATTGCCGACCCGAACTATTTGCGTAACGCGCCGGACCGATGTTATTTCTGCAAAGCGGAATTGTTCTCGGAGTTGATGCGAATGGCAAGAGAGTTGGGAGCGGAAGTGATTTTTGACGGCAGCAATATTTCCGATATCGGCGATTATCGCCCCGGCCGCAAAGCGGCCGAGGAACGGCGGGTACTCTCTCCGTTTGTTGAAGTAGGACTGGGCAAGGAGGAACTTCGCCAACTGGCCCGCAAATACAACTTGTCTTTTTCCGAAAAACCCGCCGCCGCCTGTCTGGCCTCCCGCATTCCCTATGGCATTGAAGTCACTCCGGAGCGGTTGAGGCAGATTGATGAAGCCGAGAAGGGAATCAGCGCGCTGGGATTCGCGGGATTTCGGGTGCGGTACCATTATGATGTGGCCCGGCTCGAATTTCGTCCCGAGGATATTGCGCGGGTTTTTGATGATGGGGTGCGTAATAAATTGGTTGAGGCTGTGAAAAAGGCCGGTTTCCATTATGTGGCGCTCGACCTGGAGGGGTATCGCCGGGGGAGCCTGAACCGAACCTTAAATGCTGGAGAGAAGTGA
- a CDS encoding HDIG domain-containing protein, producing the protein MLDKVKELWPELNWIKDEILRQQTADTWVLALSKSKLNIKDLHEIPFTLLAKDCRVTFMEHKRAVVHIAHESATIMAHFFGNNLPIDMDAVISGAILADVGKLLEYDKVDGKAVVSDMGKFIRHPFSGVALAMQCGIPDKVCHIIAAHAGEGDHVKRTTEALIVHHADFMSFLPFMNK; encoded by the coding sequence ATGCTCGATAAAGTAAAGGAACTCTGGCCGGAACTGAACTGGATTAAAGATGAAATATTGCGGCAGCAAACCGCCGACACCTGGGTATTGGCCCTCTCTAAAAGCAAACTGAATATCAAAGACCTTCACGAGATACCATTCACCCTTCTTGCCAAAGATTGCCGGGTAACTTTCATGGAGCATAAGCGGGCCGTGGTGCATATCGCCCATGAGTCGGCAACAATAATGGCGCATTTTTTCGGTAACAATCTCCCTATCGATATGGATGCGGTTATCTCCGGCGCCATTCTGGCCGATGTCGGGAAATTGCTCGAATATGACAAGGTTGACGGTAAAGCCGTGGTGAGCGATATGGGAAAATTTATACGGCATCCGTTCTCGGGGGTGGCGCTGGCCATGCAATGCGGTATTCCGGACAAAGTCTGCCATATCATTGCCGCTCATGCCGGCGAGGGGGATCATGTCAAGCGGACAACCGAGGCCCTTATCGTGCACCACGCCGATTTCATGAGTTTTCTGCCGTTTATGAATAAGTGA